A single region of the Pararhodospirillum photometricum DSM 122 genome encodes:
- a CDS encoding Glr2966 protein: MFHRFLPPLDPKTTLPVPQKAGEWEEGGLDLLTTIARDIVGAAGGSGLNRVTSIPDCWARPLLVRAALGDDRNELHGDAVTQWRALLTLLALADWVPGGNFRVRFQEVDLERHAGAPEGSLFAQVLLGTLPVERLALDMTWKRPVVLACGSHVVGLVSPTTLVCPGSVDLAPLEGHIPWIDKGAWLDPVTAPHLRLPHHRAILAFVRHLLEAVRAFAAGEEQTQDVRNALIAALSTFEQDLVAQVAREGGASDVSNIAFKNLDSGGNIGSQQSYAPLLSVPQRDQSLGSEVRLAPRSGFSGPFKGAILIDPAVATSLQRPLGAVACWRDQDLQRVLKDTSLARDAKTAMLAQGYLPLTPADLFRPTLITLQSGRCLGHRHGLEGALLPLTPLVLLLLSPEELRDAVRLHEGSDGVTVSLSLTLLADDGTARSHVVSRTYRSGNIRLLDVPALYFWPNFKVTGVWKHHYMRYASVRDQQPLPSALLSPADLQDCLTRLDWNSQGGLSAALKQLEEGVEARASASMDWEVHAGGSDFAFGIFRRSMAPEAVVCQGGEESDRALLLLPPEKMPERALRNTSAVVGIDMGTTNTFVAVSREGRSPEAQAWSPRVWMPVEGPTTASMLEKVGVEYMPVKKIDAPFRTLFYENVNAFRGQHPVVLRGGTIPSFPHFVAAATSIRAENMNVGGEGQQIRSYLDLKWERADGGALVALRNFQGQIMLMVAAELVDQGFTPDNIEVRYSYPQAFKDSERSSFKKAIDTAIRDLDLGLAYRGVLSESWASAIYFRXKNVGSFTDLVVTLDVGGRTTDVTLWRRDTMLWASSLKLGGRDLLVHYLSREPERLIRELGIDARRLGDQEAIKAYEKIIGILESFAEKEGDLASFSHKNREEFSSQRFAIIESIINDLVNLQTSRRTLDQLPGDTVLASLRTISLTGAAGLLYYIFMVIKSLQRPSSTLLVGDPPAPVNSLLQGVTRINVLFGGRGSLLFHRFLGSDGARETSRTLRSLLEAYLGWQPELISEFIFSEEAKQEVAQGLVWAQESDFQETSVPFARDLVMGEALWAPFAQKELMTITEALQAAPGASLRIARLGEFEKFERNLLAPLGCAVSPGDEVKKLIVDIVNQEFDDDRRSGQVLASGSSTAAVEAVQPPFITALREHLYRLPMTRRV; the protein is encoded by the coding sequence ATGTTTCACCGGTTTTTGCCCCCGCTGGATCCCAAGACTACCCTTCCGGTGCCCCAAAAGGCCGGGGAGTGGGAAGAGGGCGGTCTTGATCTTTTGACGACGATCGCGCGCGACATTGTTGGTGCGGCGGGCGGCTCCGGCTTGAACCGGGTCACTTCCATCCCGGACTGCTGGGCCCGTCCTCTCCTGGTCCGGGCCGCCCTGGGAGATGACCGCAATGAGTTGCACGGAGATGCCGTGACCCAGTGGCGAGCTCTGCTGACCCTGCTGGCCCTGGCCGACTGGGTGCCGGGAGGGAACTTTAGGGTGCGGTTTCAAGAAGTGGATCTCGAGCGGCACGCCGGGGCACCCGAAGGAAGCCTGTTCGCCCAGGTTTTGCTGGGGACTCTGCCCGTCGAGCGGCTGGCGTTGGACATGACGTGGAAGCGTCCGGTGGTGCTGGCGTGTGGCTCCCATGTCGTGGGCCTGGTAAGCCCCACGACCTTAGTTTGCCCGGGCAGCGTGGATCTCGCGCCCCTGGAAGGACATATTCCCTGGATCGACAAGGGGGCGTGGCTCGACCCGGTGACTGCCCCCCATCTGCGCTTGCCCCACCACCGGGCCATCTTGGCCTTCGTGCGGCATCTGCTAGAGGCCGTGCGGGCTTTTGCCGCGGGTGAGGAACAGACGCAAGACGTGCGCAACGCCCTGATCGCGGCGCTGTCCACCTTCGAGCAGGACTTGGTCGCGCAGGTGGCTCGCGAGGGCGGTGCTTCCGATGTCAGCAATATCGCGTTTAAAAATCTGGACAGCGGGGGCAACATTGGCTCTCAGCAGAGCTACGCTCCCCTGCTGTCCGTCCCCCAGCGTGATCAGTCGTTGGGATCCGAGGTGCGCTTGGCCCCACGCTCGGGCTTCTCGGGGCCGTTCAAGGGGGCGATCCTCATCGACCCCGCGGTCGCGACCAGTTTGCAACGTCCTCTCGGAGCCGTGGCCTGCTGGAGGGATCAGGATCTACAGCGGGTGCTCAAGGATACCTCCTTGGCCCGCGACGCCAAGACCGCCATGCTGGCCCAAGGCTATCTGCCCCTGACCCCGGCCGACCTGTTCCGGCCGACCTTGATCACGCTGCAAAGCGGACGCTGCCTTGGGCATCGCCACGGGCTGGAGGGGGCCTTGCTGCCCTTGACGCCGTTGGTCTTGTTGCTGCTCTCGCCGGAGGAACTGCGTGACGCGGTTCGGTTGCACGAGGGGAGCGATGGCGTCACCGTGAGCCTGAGCTTGACCTTGCTCGCTGATGACGGCACAGCGCGTTCCCATGTCGTGAGCCGGACCTATCGCAGCGGCAATATCCGGCTCCTCGATGTTCCCGCGTTATATTTCTGGCCCAATTTCAAGGTAACGGGGGTCTGGAAGCATCATTATATGCGCTATGCTTCGGTCCGCGACCAGCAGCCCCTGCCCTCGGCGCTGCTCAGCCCGGCCGATCTTCAGGACTGCCTGACTCGTCTCGACTGGAACAGTCAGGGCGGGTTAAGCGCCGCGCTCAAGCAGCTTGAGGAGGGCGTCGAGGCTCGGGCCAGTGCCAGCATGGACTGGGAGGTTCACGCGGGGGGCTCTGACTTTGCCTTTGGCATCTTCCGGCGCTCCATGGCGCCCGAGGCCGTGGTGTGCCAGGGAGGGGAGGAGAGCGACCGCGCCTTGCTTCTTCTGCCGCCGGAAAAGATGCCCGAGCGTGCCTTGCGCAACACCTCGGCCGTCGTGGGCATCGACATGGGAACCACCAACACCTTCGTGGCGGTGAGTCGCGAGGGCCGTTCGCCCGAGGCCCAGGCGTGGAGTCCTCGCGTGTGGATGCCTGTTGAGGGCCCCACGACCGCTTCCATGCTTGAAAAAGTGGGCGTGGAGTACATGCCCGTCAAAAAGATAGACGCACCGTTTCGCACCTTGTTCTATGAAAACGTGAACGCTTTTCGCGGACAGCACCCTGTTGTGTTGCGCGGGGGGACAATTCCGTCGTTCCCGCATTTTGTGGCAGCGGCCACTAGCATCAGAGCGGAGAATATGAATGTCGGKGGCGAGGGGCAGCAGATCAGGTCGTACCTCGACCTCAAATGGGAGCGTGCAGATGGCGGCGCCTTAGTCGCTTTGCGTAATTTTCAGGGGCAAATCATGCTGATGGTCGCCGCAGAATTGGTTGACCAAGGGTTTACTCCCGATAATATCGAAGTCCGCTACTCCTATCCCCAGGCCTTCAAGGATAGTGAGCGAAGTTCGTTTAAAAAAGCCATCGACACTGCCATACGAGATCTTGACCTTGGTCTGGCTTATCGTGGTGTGTTGTCCGAGAGCTGGGCCAGTGCGATCTATTTTCGCMAAAAAAATGTCGGGAGCTTTACCGATTTGGTGGTGACCCTTGATGTGGGAGGGCGCACAACCGACGTGACCCTCTGGCGTCGGGACACAATGCTCTGGGCCAGCTCCTTGAAACTGGGGGGGCGGGACCTGTTGGTTCATTACTTGAGCCGGGAGCCAGAGCGCCTGATCCGCGAGCTTGGCATCGACGCGCGCCGTCTGGGTGATCAGGAGGCGATCAAGGCTTATGAGAAGATCATCGGTATCTTGGAGTCATTTGCAGAGAAAGAGGGGGACTTGGCTTCTTTTTCCCACAAAAATAGGGAAGAATTTAGTTCACAGAGATTCGCCATCATCGAGTCTATTATCAATGATCTCGTCAATTTGCAGACATCGCGCCGGACCTTGGATCAGTTGCCGGGGGATACAGTTCTCGCCTCCTTGCGGACCATCTCGCTGACCGGTGCGGCAGGCCTTTTGTATTATATTTTTATGGTGATCAAGAGCCTTCAGCGTCCAAGCAGTACACTGTTGGTGGGGGATCCTCCCGCGCCAGTCAATTCTTTGTTGCAAGGTGTCACGCGGATCAATGTGTTGTTTGGGGGGCGGGGCTCTCTACTCTTCCATCGTTTTCTTGGCAGCGACGGTGCACGGGAAACATCGCGAACGCTGAGGTCTCTTCTGGAAGCCTATTTGGGGTGGCAACCAGAGCTCATCTCGGAGTTCATTTTCAGCGAGGAAGCCAAACAGGAAGTGGCCCAAGGGCTTGTGTGGGCCCAGGAAAGTGATTTCCAGGAAACGTCGGTCCCATTCGCCCGGGATCTGGTCATGGGGGAGGCCCTTTGGGCGCCTTTCGCCCAGAAGGAACTGATGACCATCACCGAAGCCCTGCAAGCCGCCCCCGGCGCTTCCTTGCGCATCGCGAGACTGGGAGAATTCGAAAAGTTCGAGAGAAACCTACTGGCTCCTCTCGGGTGCGCCGTCTCCCCGGGGGATGAGGTCAAGAAGCTGATCGTCGATATTGTCAATCAGGAGTTCGATGACGACCGGCGCAGCGGCCAAGTCCTGGCCTCCGGGAGTTCCACCGCGGCGGTGGAAGCGGTGCAACCTCCCTTTATTACCGCCCTGAGAGAGCATCTCTATCGCTTGCCTATGACCCGGAGGGTGTGA
- the serB gene encoding phosphoserine phosphatase SerB, translating to MDVVVTLLTDPARGGLETAHLTAARAALEALGGETVRPDWLDDGIAADLRVDGLSPEQAEAAVRQALGDAALDVAAQPLAGRRKALLVADMDSTLVTTETLDDLAAHAGLKETIAAITARAMNGELDFTAALRERVGMLKGLPVAALEETWAHTPLTPGAEVTLKTLVAHGTRCLIVSGGFTFFTSRLAERCGFHGHVANVLGVADGVLTGTVADPIVDRTTKLTTLTTEAARLGLALSACAAIGDGANDLPMIQAAGLGVAFHAKPSVAAAARLRIDHGDLTALLYLQGYHRTEFSL from the coding sequence ATGGATGTTGTGGTGACCCTCCTCACCGATCCGGCCCGCGGCGGGCTGGAGACGGCCCACCTGACGGCGGCGCGCGCGGCGCTGGAAGCGTTAGGGGGCGAAACGGTGCGCCCCGATTGGCTGGACGACGGCATCGCCGCCGACCTGCGGGTGGACGGCCTCTCGCCCGAGCAGGCGGAAGCGGCGGTGCGCCAAGCCCTGGGAGACGCGGCCCTGGACGTGGCAGCCCAACCCCTGGCCGGGCGACGCAAGGCCTTGCTGGTCGCCGACATGGACTCCACCTTGGTCACCACCGAAACCCTGGATGATTTGGCGGCCCACGCCGGCCTCAAGGAGACCATCGCCGCCATCACGGCGCGGGCGATGAACGGCGAGCTCGACTTCACCGCCGCCTTGCGCGAGCGGGTGGGCATGCTCAAGGGCCTGCCGGTAGCGGCCCTGGAGGAAACCTGGGCCCACACCCCGCTGACGCCCGGGGCCGAGGTCACGCTGAAAACCCTGGTCGCCCACGGCACCCGCTGCCTGATCGTCTCCGGGGGCTTCACCTTTTTCACGTCCCGACTGGCCGAACGCTGCGGCTTTCATGGCCACGTGGCCAATGTCTTGGGGGTGGCCGACGGAGTGCTGACCGGCACGGTGGCCGACCCAATCGTGGACCGCACCACCAAACTCACCACCCTGACGACCGAAGCGGCGCGCCTTGGCCTTGCGCTATCGGCCTGCGCCGCCATTGGCGACGGGGCGAACGACCTGCCGATGATCCAGGCGGCGGGCCTCGGGGTCGCCTTCCACGCCAAGCCGAGCGTGGCGGCGGCCGCCCGCCTGCGCATCGACCACGGCGACCTAACCGCCCTTCTTTACTTGCAGGGCTACCACCGAACCGAGTTCTCGCTCTAA
- a CDS encoding methyl-accepting chemotaxis protein, producing MSGVVSRLGWGLNRIAAQVFAKKPQKLEAVLVALGKAMAMEMELAVTVYVEATRETARQALQRHAQAFEKNVSGLVSVVAGSAMSLHHTAEGLAASTQQTSREAGAVGDAAQLASANVETVAVATEELTSSIHEISRQVGQSTQIATAAVEEAQRTNTMVQGLAEAADKIGQVVKLINNIASQTNLLALNATIEAARAGEAGKGFAVVAGEVKNLANQTARATDEISSQIQNVQSATKDAVGAIQGIGTTISRISEITAAIAAAVEEQGAATQEIARNIQEASQGTNNVTSAIEAVTRSVQDTGGGAGQVLAASRDLSRQSDHLSAQVAEFLTLICAP from the coding sequence ATGTCGGGGGTCGTCTCGCGCCTTGGCTGGGGATTGAATCGCATCGCGGCCCAGGTGTTTGCCAAGAAGCCGCAAAAGCTGGAGGCCGTGCTTGTGGCGCTAGGCAAGGCCATGGCCATGGAGATGGAACTGGCCGTGACCGTTTATGTCGAGGCGACCCGCGAAACCGCGCGCCAAGCCTTGCAGCGCCACGCCCAGGCCTTTGAAAAGAACGTCTCGGGGCTGGTGTCGGTGGTTGCCGGCTCGGCGATGAGCCTGCACCACACCGCCGAGGGGCTGGCAGCCAGCACCCAGCAGACCTCACGCGAGGCCGGGGCGGTGGGCGATGCTGCCCAGTTGGCCTCGGCCAACGTCGAAACCGTAGCCGTCGCCACCGAGGAACTGACCTCCTCCATCCACGAGATCAGCCGTCAGGTGGGCCAGTCCACCCAAATCGCCACGGCCGCCGTCGAGGAAGCCCAGCGCACCAACACCATGGTGCAAGGCCTCGCCGAGGCCGCCGACAAGATCGGTCAGGTGGTCAAGCTCATCAACAATATCGCAAGCCAGACCAATCTGCTGGCCTTGAATGCCACCATCGAGGCGGCGCGGGCCGGCGAGGCGGGCAAGGGGTTTGCCGTGGTGGCCGGTGAGGTCAAGAACCTCGCCAATCAGACCGCCCGGGCGACCGACGAAATCTCCTCGCAAATTCAGAACGTCCAGTCGGCCACCAAGGACGCGGTCGGCGCGATTCAAGGCATCGGTACCACCATCAGCCGGATCAGCGAGATCACTGCGGCCATTGCCGCCGCCGTCGAGGAGCAAGGCGCCGCCACTCAGGAAATTGCGCGCAACATCCAAGAAGCCTCTCAGGGAACCAACAACGTTACCAGCGCCATCGAGGCGGTCACGCGCAGCGTTCAAGACACCGGCGGCGGCGCCGGGCAGGTGTTGGCCGCATCGCGCGATCTCAGTCGCCAGTCGGACCACCTCTCGGCCCAGGTGGCCGAGTTCCTGACCCTTATCTGCGCGCCGTGA
- a CDS encoding ATP-binding protein codes for MASQAKPSRGSGGAGPAGVIVLGLGGFIGTQALILVAARLGGPPVPLLALALLLSVIVATLTIVAIQATRRARSARRTAARQARALQIQSRLRALALSEVPKPLAVTGPDGRLVLANPAFATLPPPLIEALAQMLGTPLQLQGPDAADETRTLAWSGDNGELGRVRVVRKAAGGGLILVTLEEPSLARGAPPRSEPFAAEPPPIDPPQDANAALTSALEGLAERIKESGADIRSSVLPNVQYPRAALERLLHDLVEAALESAVPERPLRIEIDGRLEDGQALFTLEDNGNGLGSGAEALADDRRGRLLTVEATPGTGTRVQLTLPAPPSRRPAPSAEESPLG; via the coding sequence ATGGCAAGCCAAGCCAAACCAAGCCGGGGATCGGGCGGAGCCGGCCCGGCCGGCGTCATCGTTCTGGGTCTCGGCGGTTTTATCGGAACCCAGGCCCTGATTCTTGTCGCGGCGCGGCTGGGCGGCCCCCCGGTGCCGCTGCTGGCCCTGGCGTTGCTGTTGAGCGTGATCGTAGCAACACTGACGATTGTTGCGATACAGGCTACCCGCAGAGCGCGCTCGGCGCGCCGCACCGCCGCGCGTCAGGCCCGGGCCTTGCAGATCCAAAGCCGCCTGCGCGCCCTGGCCCTGTCCGAGGTGCCCAAGCCGCTGGCGGTAACCGGCCCGGATGGCCGGCTGGTCCTGGCCAACCCGGCCTTTGCCACCTTGCCGCCGCCGTTGATTGAAGCGCTGGCCCAGATGCTGGGCACCCCCTTACAGCTTCAAGGCCCCGACGCCGCCGACGAAACCCGCACCCTGGCCTGGAGCGGCGACAACGGCGAGCTGGGGCGCGTGCGGGTGGTGCGCAAGGCGGCAGGGGGCGGCTTGATCCTCGTGACCCTTGAGGAACCCTCCCTGGCCCGAGGCGCCCCCCCCCGCTCCGAGCCCTTCGCCGCCGAACCGCCCCCGATCGACCCGCCGCAAGACGCCAACGCCGCCTTGACCAGTGCCCTGGAGGGGCTGGCGGAGCGCATCAAGGAAAGTGGCGCCGATATTCGCTCATCGGTTTTGCCCAATGTCCAATACCCTCGCGCCGCGCTAGAACGCCTGCTCCACGATCTGGTGGAAGCCGCCCTGGAGTCGGCTGTCCCCGAGCGCCCCTTGCGCATTGAAATTGATGGTCGGCTCGAGGACGGGCAAGCCCTGTTCACCTTAGAGGATAATGGCAACGGCCTGGGCAGCGGCGCCGAGGCCCTGGCCGATGACCGACGCGGCCGCCTGCTCACCGTGGAAGCCACCCCGGGCACCGGCACCCGGGTACAGCTCACCTTGCCAGCCCCTCCCTCGCGCCGGCCTGCGCCCTCTGCCGAGGAGTCGCCCTTGGGGTGA